CGGCCTTTACATGGTCGAGCACGGAATGGATGTTGACGGGTACGCGATCGACCGGGCGCTCGTCGGAAAACACCTCCATGCGGTCGACCAGCGAGACGATGCGGTCGGTCTCGTCGCAGATGAGGCGCGTCAGCGCCCGGTCCTCGTCGATGACGGAGGTTTCCAGAAGCTGCGCCGCGCCGCGGATGCCCGAGAGCGGATTCTTGATCTCATGCGCCAGCATCGAGGCAAGGCCCGTCACCGAGCGGGCGGCGGCGCGGTGGGTAAGCTGGCGGTCGATCTTGTCCGCCATCGAGCGCTCCTGGATCACCACGACCACGGAGCCCGGATCGGTGGTGACCGGCGCCACATAGATATCGACGAGCTTTTCCGCGCCAAGACGCGGGGAGCTGAGGTCCACACGATATTCGCTGACCGGCGCCTTGCGCTCGCGCACCTGGTCGATCAGCGTCAGGAGCGGACTGCCGAAGGGGATGAAGGCCGAGATGTCGTGGCGCGCGAGATGGCTCGCGCTCGCCCCGAAGAAGGATTCGGCCTCCCAATTGGCGAAGGCGATCAGCCCGCCTGCATCGACGAGGATCACCGGGTTCTGGATGGCGTTGAGCACGGCGAGCGCAAGCTCGGGCGCGCGTGCCGCATTGGGATCTGCCGGCTTGCCGGTCATGCGGCCTCTCCGAGCTTCGCTGTCCCGGCCGAAAGCAGGGCCTCGGCCAGCCGTCCGGCGACGAAATCACTGTCGCGCGCCGTCATGATCTCGGCCTTCGCCGCGCCGGGCAGGCCGGGCGCGAAGCGCTCCAGATACCAGCCGACATGTTTTCGCGCATGGCGCAGGCCCGCCTCGACGCCGTAAAAGTCGAGCATCATGCGGTAGTGCTCGACCGCGAGCGCAGAAACCTCTTCCGCGGAGGGGTGCCCGCATGCTCCCGCCAGCACGGCCGGATGCCAGGGCCGGCCTTGCGCGGAACGGCCGACCATCACGGCATCCGCCCCGGAGCGGCGGAGGATTTCTAGTGCGTCCTCGGCCGTATCGACATCGCCATTGGCAATGAGCGGAATGGAGAGGACATCGCGCACGGCGCGGATCGCATCCCAATCGGCCCTACCCTCATAGAACTGCATGCGTGTGCGCCCGTGCACGGTGATCATCGCCGCGCCCGCCGCTTCGGCGCGGGCCGCGATATGCGGGGCGTTCAGCGAATCATGGTCCCAGCCGAGCCGCATCTTCACCGTCACCGGCACCTTCACGGCGTCGACGGTCGCCTCGATCAGGCCGAGCGCATGGTCGGGATCGCGCATCAGCGCGGAGCCGGAATAGCCGCCGATCACCTTCTTGGCCGGGCAGCCCATATTGATGTCGATAATGTCGGCACCCTCGCCTTCCGCGATGCGCGCCGCCTCCGCCATCCAGTGCGCCTCACGACCGGCAAGCTGCACCATATGCGGACGGATGCCGCAATTGCGGATGCGCGACCAGCTTTCCCGCGCGTTCAGCGCCAGCTCGCGGCTCGCCACCATCTCCGTAACCACCAGCCCCGCGCCAAAACGCCAGGCGAGATCGCGGAACGGCAGGTCCGTGACGCCGGACATCGGCGCCAGCACCACACGGTTGCGCAGGGTCTGCGGACCGATCGCCAGCGGTGCGGAAAGTTGGGGGGGCGTCAATTGCTTATCTTTCAAGCAGGTCATGTCTTTGCATTATTTTTAGCCACTGTTCTCGTTCTTGCCAAGCCGCAATCACGCCCCGGCGCAATTTTCCGCGCGGCGCTGGCATTGCCGCATCCTTCCGGCTAAACCACCCCGAACGCTTTGAAACGGAGGTGTGGAACCGAGATGCTGGCGGAAAATGCGCTATCCTGCGGTGTTGTGATCGTTGCCGCCGGGCGCGGCGAGCGGGCGGGCAGCCATGCCGAAGGCCCCAAGCAATACCGCCGCATCGGCGGAAGGCCGGTCATCTCCCATACGCTCGATCTCTTTGTCAATTGGCCGCATGCCAAGCGTATCGTCGTCGTGATTCATCCCGATGACGAGGCACTGTTCGAAACCGCCCGCGCCGCCGCCCTGCCCGCCGGCGAGCGCCTGACGGTCGTGCAGGGCGGCTCGACGCGCCAGCAGTCCGTGCTTGCCGGTCTCGAAGCGCTGGCGGCGGACGAGATCAGCCATGTGCTGATCCAGGATGCCGTGCGCCCCTTCGTCGAGCCGGCCATTCTGGAGCGCACGCTCACCGCCTTCCATCATGGCGCGCGCGCAGTCCTGCCCGCCGTCGCGGTGGCGGACACGCTGAAGCGCGCGGATGCCAACGGCAATGTCGCCGAAACGGTCTCCCGCTCCGGCCTTTTCGCGGCGCAGACGCCGCAGTCCTTCCACTTCCAGACCATTCTGGAAGCCCATCGCCGCGCGAGCGCCTCCGGCCGCACGGATTTCACCGACGACGCCTCGATCGCCGAATGGGCCGGGGTGCGCGTGCATCTCGTCGAAGGCAGTGCCGGCAACGTCAAGCTCACGCTACAGAAGGATATCGCCATGGCCGACCAGCGCCTTTCCCATGGATTGCCCGACGTGCGCACCGGCAACGGCTATGACGTGCACCAGCTCGTAGACGGCAACGGCGTGACGCTCTGCGGCCTCTTCATCCCGCACGACCAGAAGCTTTCCGGCCATTCCGACGCGGATGTCGCCCTGCACGCCCTGACCGACGCCCTGCTCGCCACCTGCGGCGCGGGCGATATCGGCGACCATTTCCCGCCGTCCGATCCGCAATGGAAGGGTGCCGCCTCGCGCATCTTCCTCGAACATGCGGCGGCCATCGTGCGCGCCAACGGCGGCACGATCATGAATGCCGACGTCTCGCTGATCGCCGAGGCGCCGAAGGTCGGCCCGCACCGCGAGGCGATGCGGCGGAACCTTGCGGAATTCCTCGGCATTTCGCAGGATCGCTGCTCGGTGAAGGCGACGACGAACGAGAAGATCGGCTTCGTCGGGCGGCGCGAGGGCATCGCTGCCATCGCCACGGCCACCGTGGTCTACAGGGGGAGCGAGGCATGAGCATCTGGCCGGAGGACATCGAGGAGACCGCGCAGCACATCGTCACCGATTTTTCCGCGCGCGGGCTGATGATCGCCACCGCCGAATCCTGCACGGCGGGCCTCATTGCCGGCGTGATCACCGAGATCGCCGGCTCGTCCAACGCCTTCGATCGCGGCTTCGTCACCTATTCCAACGAGGCGAAGCAGCAGATGATCGGCGTTTCGGCCGAAACGCTGAAAGCGCATGGCGCCGTCTCGCGCCCGACAGCGCTGGAGATGGCGGAAGGCGCCATTCGGCATTCGAACGCGGACATCTCGGTCGCAGTCACCGGCATTGCCGGCCCCGGCGGCGGTTCGGACGAAAAGCCGGTCGGCCTCGTCCATCTCGCCGCCGCGCGCAAGGGCCGCGAAACGCTGCATCGGGAAATGCGCTACGGCGATATCGGCCGCAGCGCTGTGCGGCTTGCGACGGTCCGCACCGCCCTTGAAATGCTGGTCGAACTTTCAGCCGATTGACGGACCGCCATAGATCGCCGCCGCGCGCTTCTCGAAGGCGTCGGTGAACATGCGGAAGGCGCGGTCGAACATCGAGCCCATCAGCGCGCCGAGGATGCGGCTCTTGAACTCGTAGTCGATGAAGAAATGCACCGAACAGCCGCCGTCCGGCGTCGCCTCGAAGCGCCAGCGATTGTCGAGATAGCGGAAAGGCCCATCGATATATTTCACGTCGATGGCCCGCTCGGCCCGGTTCAGCAGCACCTGCGTCGTGAAAGTCTCGCGGATCGCCTTGTAGCCGACCGTCATGTCCGCGATCAGCAGCTCCTTGCCGTCCCGCTCCTTGCGCGAACGCACCGCCAGCCCCTCGCAGAGCGGCAGGAATTCCGGGTAGCGCTCGACATCGGCGACGAGGTCGTACATCTGCTCGGGCGTATGGGGAACGGGTCTGCGGGTTTCGAACTGGGGCATGGCCGAGAGCTAATGAACCGCGGCAAGTCTTGCAAGTAGCCGGTTGTTCTCGCGCCGCGATTTCAACACGCAAACCGGCACTTCGGGTCCAAATGCCGCAAGATTCTCCTCGATCTCGGGGCTTTCCGTCTTCTCG
The Shinella zoogloeoides DNA segment above includes these coding regions:
- a CDS encoding nitrogen regulation protein NR(II) — protein: MTGKPADPNAARAPELALAVLNAIQNPVILVDAGGLIAFANWEAESFFGASASHLARHDISAFIPFGSPLLTLIDQVRERKAPVSEYRVDLSSPRLGAEKLVDIYVAPVTTDPGSVVVVIQERSMADKIDRQLTHRAAARSVTGLASMLAHEIKNPLSGIRGAAQLLETSVIDEDRALTRLICDETDRIVSLVDRMEVFSDERPVDRVPVNIHSVLDHVKAVAKAGFARNIKISELYDPSLPPVYANRDQLVQVFLNLIKNASEAIGDRPEGEILLTTAYRPGIRLSVAGTREKISLPLEFCVHDNGPGVPADLLPHLFDPFITTKTNGSGLGLALVAKIIGGHGGIVECDSQGTRTTFRVLMPASRGVSEDDDYPKTKGHD
- the dusB gene encoding tRNA dihydrouridine synthase DusB — its product is MTCLKDKQLTPPQLSAPLAIGPQTLRNRVVLAPMSGVTDLPFRDLAWRFGAGLVVTEMVASRELALNARESWSRIRNCGIRPHMVQLAGREAHWMAEAARIAEGEGADIIDINMGCPAKKVIGGYSGSALMRDPDHALGLIEATVDAVKVPVTVKMRLGWDHDSLNAPHIAARAEAAGAAMITVHGRTRMQFYEGRADWDAIRAVRDVLSIPLIANGDVDTAEDALEILRRSGADAVMVGRSAQGRPWHPAVLAGACGHPSAEEVSALAVEHYRMMLDFYGVEAGLRHARKHVGWYLERFAPGLPGAAKAEIMTARDSDFVAGRLAEALLSAGTAKLGEAA
- a CDS encoding bifunctional 2-C-methyl-D-erythritol 4-phosphate cytidylyltransferase/2-C-methyl-D-erythritol 2,4-cyclodiphosphate synthase, translating into MLAENALSCGVVIVAAGRGERAGSHAEGPKQYRRIGGRPVISHTLDLFVNWPHAKRIVVVIHPDDEALFETARAAALPAGERLTVVQGGSTRQQSVLAGLEALAADEISHVLIQDAVRPFVEPAILERTLTAFHHGARAVLPAVAVADTLKRADANGNVAETVSRSGLFAAQTPQSFHFQTILEAHRRASASGRTDFTDDASIAEWAGVRVHLVEGSAGNVKLTLQKDIAMADQRLSHGLPDVRTGNGYDVHQLVDGNGVTLCGLFIPHDQKLSGHSDADVALHALTDALLATCGAGDIGDHFPPSDPQWKGAASRIFLEHAAAIVRANGGTIMNADVSLIAEAPKVGPHREAMRRNLAEFLGISQDRCSVKATTNEKIGFVGRREGIAAIATATVVYRGSEA
- a CDS encoding CinA family protein, with amino-acid sequence MSIWPEDIEETAQHIVTDFSARGLMIATAESCTAGLIAGVITEIAGSSNAFDRGFVTYSNEAKQQMIGVSAETLKAHGAVSRPTALEMAEGAIRHSNADISVAVTGIAGPGGGSDEKPVGLVHLAAARKGRETLHREMRYGDIGRSAVRLATVRTALEMLVELSAD
- a CDS encoding type II toxin-antitoxin system RatA family toxin; translation: MPQFETRRPVPHTPEQMYDLVADVERYPEFLPLCEGLAVRSRKERDGKELLIADMTVGYKAIRETFTTQVLLNRAERAIDVKYIDGPFRYLDNRWRFEATPDGGCSVHFFIDYEFKSRILGALMGSMFDRAFRMFTDAFEKRAAAIYGGPSIG